The Mercenaria mercenaria strain notata unplaced genomic scaffold, MADL_Memer_1 contig_3373, whole genome shotgun sequence genome includes a region encoding these proteins:
- the LOC123523527 gene encoding uncharacterized protein LOC123523527 isoform X1 — protein MKKYQVRIVYCEHYFFFLRKMEKSEDGLMCRYCGRQFKSKSGLSNHENSRANLMRHRKFSYNTCRSTIYNLVEKAEPEHTGDVGISTRNTAQNNLPDNITLKSHTFDMPERGRLAGKNKCSTVSLDRHSLQKGSLGVRWEKARTNESKMLPSQRMGIQYDQNETTVLKK, from the exons atgaaaaagtatCAAGTACGTATAGTATATTgcgaacattattttttttttctcagaaaaatgGAGAAGTCCGAAGACGGATTGATGTGCCGTTACTGTGGCCGCCAATTTAAAAGTAAATCGGGCCTTTCAAACCATGAAA ACAGCAGAGCAAATTTAATGAGACACAG AAAATTCTCTTACAACACATGTCGGTCAACAATATATAATCTTGTGGAGAAAGCAGAACCGGAGCATACTGGAGACGTTGGGATAAGCACTAGGAACACGGCGCAAAATAACTTGCCAGACAACATCACGCTAAA atCTCATACCTTTGACATGCCAGAAAGAGGAAGACTTGCTGGAAAGAATAAATGCTCGACTGTGTCTCTTGATAGACATTCTTTACAGAAGGGCTCTCTTGGAGTCAGATGGGAAAAGGCTAGAACTAACGAATCAAAGATGCTGCCATCACAGCGAATGGGAATTCAATATGATCAAAATGAGACGACGGTTCTAAAGAAATAA
- the LOC123523527 gene encoding uncharacterized protein LOC123523527 isoform X2 — protein sequence MEKSEDGLMCRYCGRQFKSKSGLSNHENSRANLMRHRKFSYNTCRSTIYNLVEKAEPEHTGDVGISTRNTAQNNLPDNITLKSHTFDMPERGRLAGKNKCSTVSLDRHSLQKGSLGVRWEKARTNESKMLPSQRMGIQYDQNETTVLKK from the exons atgGAGAAGTCCGAAGACGGATTGATGTGCCGTTACTGTGGCCGCCAATTTAAAAGTAAATCGGGCCTTTCAAACCATGAAA ACAGCAGAGCAAATTTAATGAGACACAG AAAATTCTCTTACAACACATGTCGGTCAACAATATATAATCTTGTGGAGAAAGCAGAACCGGAGCATACTGGAGACGTTGGGATAAGCACTAGGAACACGGCGCAAAATAACTTGCCAGACAACATCACGCTAAA atCTCATACCTTTGACATGCCAGAAAGAGGAAGACTTGCTGGAAAGAATAAATGCTCGACTGTGTCTCTTGATAGACATTCTTTACAGAAGGGCTCTCTTGGAGTCAGATGGGAAAAGGCTAGAACTAACGAATCAAAGATGCTGCCATCACAGCGAATGGGAATTCAATATGATCAAAATGAGACGACGGTTCTAAAGAAATAA